GCTTGACGCTTGGCGAAACAGGTTCTATTGTATCAGGCATCTGTACCCAACATGTCTCCTGAGGTGCATattctgaacattttttcagaaacaatgagaaatgATCTATGTGATCATCATAAAGCTATCCGCCTGGACCAGTAATCGACCTCTTGTCATTGAACGGTCTCATTTGGGGTTTTTAGGTGGCGCTAGGGTGTATCGGTTATGGCATTTACTTGAGAGCAGGTCGAGCTCGACTTGACAAAGACCGTCTTATTCGACCACCGTCTTAGGACCGGACTATGAATACCACCCGTAGGTCGTGCGGCCCATTCCTCCTACGGTGTCTTCAGAGGTGAGTCAACGGGGGAGTTGCATGAAGTGAAGTCTCAGCATACCATTGTAGGTCAGGCAGACTTTCGATGACAGTAATTCGTTTTCGCTTGATGAAGATAATGTCATGATACTGATGATGGTGATGTACAGACCCTAATGGGCTTtgcttcgtcttttttttttcttcctccgttTTTTAGGACTATTCCTTAGCTGTAATTGTTGTCGGTCATGACAGGACTTAAAAGAACTTAGATCAACTGTCGCTAGACTTCGCGTTTGCTTCACACTGACAAAACAAGCATCACCTGATATTATATCAATTCGAACTGTGTAGCTTACTATGGCCCAGTAGGTTCTATTCTTTCGCTGGATTTGCAGCGGCCTAAAAGTGGTTGtcctcaaaaaattttaaagcaGCTATCTGTTGCTGATAATTAATCGTGTATGAATAGGCTTCGAATGCTCCCTGATCAGTTATGATTGATAGGGATATGAGCCAATTATTCTTGTAATGCTTATATCCATTCGcaattttatcaatattaaGTTGCCGGCTCTTGTTTGTATCGAGTTGAGTTCGGTATGGAAATATACAGAGAGTAAAAGCTGGTTATAAGCTGTTGAAGTGCGACAACAGAACTGAAACTAACAATGATGGTGTCTTTTGTTTCAAATACCCATTTTTTacctaaaataaaattaaaaaaaaaagaacaaacttttttaaaacaaaatttttgaaaatgataaattcaactttttctatttttgatccaataagaagattaataaattgaaatttaaattgaTTAAGAACAATTttaagattattatttattcctcaagcattttgatttttaccttcacgtttaataattttttgaataaaaattttaaatactcttcattttgaaataaatattttactagaaaataaaaaatctaagGGAATAACATTAttgtttttaactttttttacatatattttttttaataattttttaggcttatttccttttatttttacttcaacAAGACATTTAGGTTTATCTTTATCTTTAGCTTTACCTTTATGATTAGGTTTAATATTATATGgatgaattaaaaatacaaatcaTATATTTGCTCATTTAATTCCACAAAATACTCCATTTTTATTAATACCATTTATAGTACTAATTGAAACAACAAGAAATGTAATTCGAAGAATAACTTTATCAGTTCGATTAACTGCCAATATAATTGCAGGACATTTACTTATAGCTTTATTAAGAAGAAACGGAACAATATTAAGAATAACAGGAGTAagacttttaatttttacacaattttttctattaattttagAATCTGCTGTGGCAATTATTCAATCTTATGTTTTTACTGTTTTAAGAACATTATATTCTAGAGAAGTAAATTAatgttaaataaaaatcacccaTTTCATATAGTTGATGTAAGACCATGACCTATTCTTGGAGCATTTagagttataattttattaacaGGATCAATTAAATGATTTCACTTAAActctttaaatttattattaattggtTTAAtttcagtaataataattataattcaatgaTGACGAGATGTAATTCGAGAAAGAACATTTCAAGGTTTACAtacaaaaaaagtagaaaaaaatatacgattaggaataattctatttattacatcagaaattttttttttcatttcttttttttgagcaTTCTTTCATGCTGctctttctccttctattgaaattggaagaaattgACCCCCTAAAGGTATTACACCCTTTAATCCTATAAGTATCCCATTACTTAATActcttattcttatttcatCAGGAGTAACAGTAACTGTTACTCATCAtagattaataaataataataaaaaagaagctctaaaaagaattatttttacagtaATTTTAGGGATTTTATTCTCTTTACTTCAAGcttatgaatataaaatagcACCATTTTCAATTGCTGATTCAATTTATGGATCAACTTTTTTTATAGCAACTGGATTTCATGGTATTCATGTTCTAATTGGAACaacttttttattaattaatttttttcgaattaaaaataatcatttttcaaaaaatcatcattttggATTTGAAGCTGCAGCATGATACTGACATTTTGTTGATGTTGTTTGattattcctttatttatcaatttattgatgaagaaataaataaataaattcaaatttatataatataaatataatataattgatttccaatcaAAAAATCTATTAACttagtataaataattaaattattacttttattatcaaatttaattttattaatttcaatttttattataattttttcttcaattttatcaaaaaaatcaatttctgataaagaaaaaacttcaCCTTTTGAATGCGGATTTGACCCTAAAAACAATAATCGAAactcattttcaattcatttttttttaatttgcattattttcttaatttttgatGTAGAAATTACTCTTTTACTTCCATTAATTTTAACCTTAAACtcttcaaatttaaaaatttgatttattttagtttcatattttattataattttaattttaggattattatacgaatgaaaatttggagCATTAGATtgattaaattaataatttggGAAAATAGTTAAATTATAACATTTGATTtgcattcaaaaattattaaatattaatttttcttaagtttgaaacaaaaattgtattcAGTTTCGACCTgaaattttagtttatttaaACTCTAACTTTTAATTAAAGCCAAAAAGAGGcatattattgttaataataaaattgaattaaaaaaattctaattaaaGAAATATCTTAAAAATAAAGCTTCTaactttaaaaaaaacaattaaattatgtttatatttcttaatttatgtagtttaaataaaaactttacattttcattgtaaatttaagaaaactttttcttcataaattaataaaattgtttaaagattataataatcataatattatCTTCAATAATATACTTTAAATTTAAGATatttaaacaaaataaaaaaaatcaaaaaaaaataaaaaaaataaataaattaattaatttattaaaattaaaaaataataaatcaattttatttattttaaatttaataaactctaaaattttttctctaacaCTAAACTCAACTCaagtttgatcaattttattaaaaaataaacttaattttaatctaatttttgtaaatagtctaaataaaattgttaaaaatcatattatagaaaaaatattttttaaaaataaaaattttttaaattttaatttaaaacttaaacaaaaaaacatgaaaccTAAACAACTTCCTAtcaaaattaatataattggTAAAACCTTAAAATAAATAggtaaaaaaactaaatttgaattaggtataataattcatattatAACTCCCCCtccaaaaataattataattattaacccAATTAATCTAAAATTTATCCcccaagaattttcatttaaaaaatttgaaggaaaaaaactaaaattatttaaaattacaaatataattaatcgaaAAGTATAACAAATAGttaataaagttgaaaaaaaaattaaaacaattaataaaatattataactattattaAATAACATAAATTCTAAAATTAAATCTTTTGAATAAAACCCCACTAAAAAAGGAAATCCacataaagaaaaattagcaaaTATAAAACATACTCTTAtaaacggagaaaattttcttacacatCCTATATAACGAATATCTtgtaaattattaaaattatgaataataattcctgCACATATGAATAATAAAGCTTTAAATAATGCATGcgttaataaatgaaaaaatgctaaattagaaaaacctaaaaataaaattcttattATAAACCCTAATTGTCTTAAAGTTGATaaagcaataattttttttaaatcattttcaaaattagcCTGTAAACCTGATATCAATATTgttaaaactgaaataaatacacctcaaaaaattaataaattattgataataaaaaaatctttaaaTCGAATTAACAAATAAACTCCTGCTGTTACTAAAGTAGAAGAATGAACTAAAGAAGAAACAGGTGTAGGAGCTGCTATAGCAGCAGGTAAtcatgaagaaaaaggaatttgAGCTCTTTTTGTAAAACAagctaataaaataaaaaataaaattaatcttctgtttaaattaatttgtataaaatttaaaaaaaaaatataatttcaacttccataatttaatattcaaGAAATTGAACAAAGTAAAGCAACATCACCAATACGATTTATCAAAATTGTTAATAAACCTGCATTAAAAGATTTaatattttgataataaattactaAACAATAAGAAATTAATCCTAAACCATCTCAAC
The sequence above is a segment of the Athalia rosae chromosome 5, iyAthRosa1.1, whole genome shotgun sequence genome. Coding sequences within it:
- the LOC110117282 gene encoding LOW QUALITY PROTEIN: NADH-ubiquinone oxidoreductase chain 5-like (The sequence of the model RefSeq protein was modified relative to this genomic sequence to represent the inferred CDS: substituted 5 bases at 5 genomic stop codons) is translated as IRDDLNINRFILLVFIFVCSIILLIIRPNLIRILLGXDGLGLISYCLVIYYQNIKSFNAGLLTILINRIGDVALLCSISXILNYGSXNYIFFLNFIQINLNRRLILFFILLACFTKRAQIPFSSXLPAAIAAPTPVSSLVHSSTLVTAGVYLLIRFKDFFIINNLLIFXGVFISVLTILISGLQANFENDLKKIIALSTLRQLGFIIRILFLGFSNLAFFHLLTHALFKALLFICAGIIIHNFNNLQDIRYIGCVRKFSPFIRVCFIFANFSLCGFPFLVGFYSKDLILEFMLFNNSYNILLIVLIFFSTLLTICYTFRLIIFVILNNFSFFPSNFLNENSWGINFRLIGLIIIIIFGGGVII
- the LOC110117425 gene encoding LOW QUALITY PROTEIN: cytochrome c oxidase subunit 3-like (The sequence of the model RefSeq protein was modified relative to this genomic sequence to represent the inferred CDS: substituted 9 bases at 9 genomic stop codons); its protein translation is MLNKNHPFHIVDVRPXPILGAFRVIILLTGSIKXFHLNSLNLLLIGLISVIIIIIQXXRDVIRERTFQGLHTKKVEKNIRLGIILFITSEIFFFISFFXAFFHAALSPSIEIGRNXPPKGITPFNPISIPLLNTLILISSGVTVTVTHHRLINNNKKEALKRIIFTVILGILFSLLQAYEYKIAPFSIADSIYGSTFFIATGFHGIHVLIGTTFLLINFFRIKNNHFSKNHHFGFEAAAXYXHFVDVVXLFLYLSIY